Within the Pseudomonas mendocina genome, the region GCAGCATGTTCATCTGTACCTGGCGCCCAGCGTTCTGGTCTTCCTGCAGCAGGTGCAGGCTGGCCTGCAGCTCGCGGTTGGTCGCCTCCAGCTTCTCGCGGTAACGCTGGTTCTCGACACGCAGCCGTGAACGATCCAGCGCACGGCGCACCGAGTGCTCCAGCACGGCAAGGTCTTCGAGGGGCTTGATCAGGTAGTCGGCAGCGCCGAGACGCAGGGCTTCGACGGCATCGTTCATCACGCCAGCGCCGGAGACCACGATCACCGGGACTTCGACGCCGAGCGCATTGATACGTCGGATCAGTTCAAGACCGTCGACCTGCGGCATGCGCAGATCGCAGATCATCAGGTCGGGGCCTTCCTGCTGGAACACTTCCAGCCCCTGCAAACCATTGTTGGCCTGCAACACCTTGAAGCCGCTGTCCTCGAGGTAGGCCGCAAGGCTTGCACGCACGACATCGTCGTCGTCGATGATCAGCAGAGTGGCACTGGTTTTGTGCATGGGGTATCCAGGCAAACTGCGCCAGGGCAATTTTGGTCACTGCCCGTGGCGCGGCGCCGCGTCATTGGCGCCAGGGCGATTTCAAGGGGCAGACGGTACTCCCATCCGCCGGCCGATTCAAGCCGGGACCGGTCGTCGTTCGGCAGCTTTACAGGTCAAATCGACGAGGGTTATAAGAGCCGCGGAAGAGCTCATAAGAAGAGGACAGGGTCCATGAGTCAGAATGATCGAGCGTACAGCGAGAAACGCGACTATATCCGCATGCGACTGGAAGCAGCAGTCGTCCTCCATCACGCTGGCCGGGAAATCCCTGCAATGTGCCTGGATCTCTCCAGCACCGGCATGCAAATCGAGGCTGAAGTCGCCTTGAGCATGGGTGACAAGGTCAAGGTCCACATCCCCTCCGAGCACAGCGAGCTGGCCGGTCTCGATGCTCAGGCGGAAGTGGTTCGGGTAAGTGATCTGGGCGACGGCCGGCAGTCGTTGGGCCTGGCCATCATCTCCATGAGCTGAAATCTGCATTTACGAAAAAGGCGGCCCGAGGGCCGCCTTTTTCGTATCCAC harbors:
- a CDS encoding PilZ domain-containing protein, whose protein sequence is MSQNDRAYSEKRDYIRMRLEAAVVLHHAGREIPAMCLDLSSTGMQIEAEVALSMGDKVKVHIPSEHSELAGLDAQAEVVRVSDLGDGRQSLGLAIISMS